The following is a genomic window from Prevotella sp. E13-17.
GCAAGCAGTGATGATGTGAAAGTCACGGTGATGTCGCCCGATTTGATTGGTGTCAAACTGAATGGCTCTGGTGATTTTGAGTGTGTCGGACTGCTCGATACCGATGTTCTCGATATCAACCTGGTGGGGTCGGGTGATGTAGAGTTCAAGAATGTCATCTGCGACCAAATCAATGTGAAGCTCGTAGGCTCGGGCGACGTGGACGTAGAGAAGGTAAGAACGCTGATGTCCACCATGGAACTGGTGGGCTCGGGCGACATAAAGATGAAGTTCGACGATGCAAAGATGGTCGATGCACGGCTGGTGGGCTCAGGCGATATCACTCTATATGGAAACGTAGAGACGTTCACGAGCAGTGCTCACGGCTCGGGCGAGCTAAACATTGATAAGCTGAAGGTAATGAATAACAAGAAATAATGTAAAAAGGGAATGAAGATGAAAAAGTATTTATTAGGATTGACAATATTACTGGCCCTCACCGTCTGCATGCCGGCATCGGGGCAGAAGCACCGCCATACGCCTCAGGCAGAACTGGTGGACTCGACAAGTCAAGATGCTGTCGAGGTGTTCTCAGATACCACTTCAACAGACACCGCCTCAGCGCATCGTACTGTCACACGGACGATAAGAACACCCTGGAAAACAGTTACCACGACCTACGATGCAGATGACGAGGAAATGGAAGAGTTGGAAAAGAATTTGACGATGTTTAACAGAGCTTTTACCCTGATACCATGGGGAGCCGTCACATCTGTCTTTTTAATCATCATGTTGGTCATTCTGATGCCCATTATGCTGATGGCGATTGTGATCATTGTTGTGGTCAGACATAGTCGCAAGCGTAGTCGGCAGAGAATGATGGATATGGCCCAGATGGCATCCCAGCAAGAGGCAGGCGCCGCACCAAAGCAGGCGTATGCAGACTGGACACAGGAGCCTCAGACCATAGAGGATGACTATCAGAAAGGTCTGCGCCAGTGCTTTGTGGGAGTGGGACTGATGATATTCCTCGGACTGACGGCTGGCAATGTGGGCTTCGGTATCGGTGCCTTGGTGTTCTGTATCGGACTGGGTAAGGTGTTTGGTGCTAAGAAAGCTAAACAACTGAGAGATGAGCACGATATCAACAGATCGGGAGAGGACCATCTGCAAAATAAAGATTAACGAATAGAAAAGAAGATTATGGCAAAGAAACTATATCGCAGCGACGACCGCATATTGGGTGGCGTCTGCTCAGGACTGGCAGAATATCTGGATTTTGATCCCGTACTCGTGCGTTTAGGTTATGCAGCACTGACACTGTTTACAGCATTCTGTGGTATCATCTTCTATATCATAGCATGGATCGTGATTCCGGAAAAAAACCTCAGATCGTTATAAGTTAAGTTAAATAAGTTTGTAAAAGAAGTGGCTACATTAAGTGACCTTTCTCTAGTTGCGCAGGTGGCGGTGTTCGGCAATAAGCGAGCTTTCGACGAGCTCGTGCGCCGATACCAGTCGCCTGTGCGCAAGTTCTTCCTGAACCAGACACTAGGTGACGGTCAGCTGAGCGATGACTTGGCGCAAGATACCTTTATCAAGGCCTATACGAATATTGCGTCGTTCAAGGGCCTGGCTTCTTTTCAAACGTGGATCATGCGCATCGCTTATAATGTCTATTACGACTATACACGTCGGCACCGTCTCACTGAAGATGTGGACATGGTGTCGCAACGAAGTGGAAGTGGCGGACAGACAGCCTTGCAGATGGATATCTATGCTGCGCTGGCATTGCTGAAACCTGACGAACGCAGTTGCATCACACTACAGTTGATAGAGGGCTACGACATAGCCGGCATCGCTAAGATTACAGGTATGAAAGAGGGAACGGTGAAGTCGCACCTCTCGCGTGGAAAAGACAAATTAGCAACCTATTTAAGACAGAATGGATATGATGGAAGATAACGAACGCTTATTGCAGAACTTTTTTTGTGAAGCAGCCAGAACACCTGTTGCTGACGATGGCTTCACCAATCGTGTGATGCAGCGACTGCCGCAACGTGTCAACAGGTTTACGCAATTGTGGAACGTCTTCTGTATCACGGTCTTCGTGGTGCTGTTTGTGATGTTCCGCGGATGGGAATCGCTGATGGCACAGTTTGAGGTGATGGCACGCACACTGGCGGCAACCTCGTTCAGCTTCAATCTGTCGGTGCTGCTATCGGTGGTGGTGGGCCTTCTGCTCGTGGCCATCATCGAGTTGATGTATAGTGATAATGTGAAAATCAGGGATTTGTTGCGCTAAGACCATAGGTGGTGCGCAGCACGATAAACTCGGTGCGGCGGTTCAGCTGGTGACAAATCTCCTGTTTCTCTTCGTCCTTTAGTGCGTTGATAAACTCCTCGGTCAACACATCGCCTTCCTTTAGCCAGGGATAGGTCTCGGTGAGCTTACGCTTCACCACCTTTGGCTTGCCTTCTCCATAGCCCACGGGCGACAAACGATCCTCGGCAATGCCGTGGTCGATGAGGTAGCGAACCACGCTCTCAGCACGTCGCTGAGACAGACGTTGGTTGTAGGCATCTGCCCCGCGGAAGTCTGTATGAGAACTCAGCTCAATGGTGATGTTGGGGTTCTCGTTGAGCAGGTCGATGAGGCTGTCGAGTGCCTGCGTGGACTCGGGACGCAAAGTGGCCTTGTCGAAATCGTAGAAGATGTTTCGTATCAGCACCGGTGCTGAGAGCGAAGCCAATGGGAATTGCAAGACGTATTCTTCAGACTCCTTGACGGGCTCCACTCGCAGTTCTTCCTTGTGGTTGAGGAATCCTTTGCAGGTGCCCAGGAATACGTAATCCACACCTGGATGAATCTCTTCGGTAAACGAACCGTCGCCTTTTACATTCAGTTTCTTATTTGTGCCATCGTTGCCTACCATATAGACCAGTGCTTGTGGCAATTCGTAACCATCTTTCTCGTAAACCCATCCTTTAACGGTCTGGATGACTTCCGACTTCTCGAATGAATAGATATGGTCCCAGCCATTGGCGTTGCCACGATTCGACGAGAAAAAGCCACGGTTGTGCAGGCCTTCGAAGGTCATGCCAAAGTCGTCGCCTTGCGAGTTGAGGGGGGCACCAGGATGTTCTAATGTGTATAAACTCTCTTCAGTCTTCTCCTGGCTCCCCTCCTCGGTGGGACTGGGGGAGGGTTTTGCTATGAAGATGTCTAGTCCGCCCATGCCTGGGTGGCCATCGCTTGAGAAGTAGAGGTCGCCGTTAGGTCGGAAGGTGGGGAAGAGCTCGTTGCCGGCAGTGTTGATAGGTTCGCCAAGGTTCTCCAGTCCAACCAATCCATGGCTGGTGATCTGTATGCGCCAGATGTCATAGCCGCCCAATCCGCCAGGCATGTCGCTCGCGAAATAGAGCCATTCGCCATCAGGCGAGATGGCAGGATGGGCAAAAGCAGAGAGCGTGTCCTTGGTAATCTCCAATTCGTTGGCCTTGCCCCATGAGGCATCACTACGTGTAGCGGTGGCTATCTGGGCGTAGCGTGGGTAGTTGGGGTCGGTCTTGCAGACAGTGAGGTACATAGTCTTGAAGTCGGGCGCAAAGGCGCAGGCACCCTCGTCGAAATCGCTGTTTAGTTCAGACTCGATGACCTCGGGCTTCTGCCATTTCCCCTTCTCATCTTTTTGCGAAACAAAGATATCGGCATTCTTCATGCCAGTGATGCCGCTAAGCTCATCGCCTTTGGCCTGATTGCGTGTTGAGGTGAAGTAGAGCTGGTCGAAGTCATCGCCAGCCAGCATCGGTGAGTAATCAGCGCGGTGCGAATTGAACACATTCTCCCTCTTGACCGTGTAGCCCGAATACATGGCTTCTGCTTTCCATTTTGGTGCCATGCGGGCCGACAGCAGACCGTTCTTGGCAAGTTGCGACTGGTCGCCATTCTCCATCATCTGGAGAAAGGTGTTCTCTGCCTCTTTATAGCTGGCATTCTTCAGTTGCAGTTTCCCCAAGTAGAACAGCGTCAGTGAGTCTTGTTGCTTGAAACGTAAGGCATTCTTATAGGCAGCAATGGCTCGTTGTGTGTAGTTGATGCGACGATAGCAGTCGGCCATCTTTAGCGCACGAAGTCCACGCAGTTGGCGTTCCTTGGCAGGTGTTTGTGAATAAGCTTTCTTGTATTGTGTGGCTGCGTCGTAATATTCTCCAAGGGCATAGTATTTGTCACCCTTCTTCATGGCAGTGTCGGCTCCGCATCCTGAAAGCAGGATGCAGGCCATGACAATATGTAATATAAAGAATATCTTGCGCATACCCTTATATAACGTCGGTATCGACATTTTATTGCTTAAGGGGCTGGTCGAAGGGTAAACGGAAGGTACATCCTTCCTTCCAGCGTGAACAACCATAGGCCGCCTTTCCCTTGATGATGGTGCCTTGGCCGCACAAAGGACAAGGACTTCCCTCAAGAGCTTGGGCATTGGTATCTGCTTTTGGCTGTTCTGCAGCTGACTTGGTCTTCTTTTGTCTCTTTTTGGGTGTCTTCTCTTTAGGAGCATCCTTTGGTTTGGAGACCGGGGCTGCTTCGATTGTTACTCGACGGTTGCTCTGGTCGGCAATGACCTGTCGTACGATGTCGTTGACCTGTGTCTTTAATTCGTCGATGAATACCTGTGGGTTGTATTTCTGGGCTTCAATGTCGCGAAGCTTCTTTTCCCAAATACCAGTCAGTTCAGCACTCTTCAAAAGTTCTTCACGGATGAGGTCGATTAGTTCTATGCCAGTTGGCGTAGCCACTAAGTTCTTGCGCTCCTTCTTGATGTAATGGCGCTTGAAAAGGGTCTCGATGATGGCAGCACGTGTAGAGGGACGACCAATGCCGTTCTCCTTCATGGCACGGCGCAATTCCTCGTCGTCAACCAGTTTGCCGGCAGTCTCCATAGCGCGTAGCAGGGTGGCCTCGGTGTAGAACTTAGGCGGTGTGGTCATCTTCTCGGTCAGTGTGGGGGTGTGAGGACCATTCTCTCCCTTTGTGAACGAGGGTAGGGTGCGCTCTTCTTCATCGGGCTTCTTCTCGTCATCATCACTCTGTACCTCTTTAGCATAAACAGTACGCCATCCAGCATCAAGGATGGTGCGGCCGGTCACCTTAAACTCAATTCCATCGACCTTACCAAGTACGGTGGTTTGTGCAAACTGACAATCGGGGTAGAACACAGCAATAAACCTGCGGGCTATAAGGTCATACACCTTGCGCTGCATGTCGGTGAGGTTTTGAGGGACGATGCCTGTGGGGATGATGGCATGGTGGTCGGTCACCTTTGATGAGTCGAAGACTTTCTTTGACTTGATGAGCGGTTTGCCTCCCAAGGCTTTCACAAGTTCGGCATAGGGCGACTGTCCTGCAAACTTCACTTGGAAAAGACCATTCATGGTTTGTGGGCACTTGGGATAGACGTCGTCTGGCAGGAAGGTGGTATCTACACGAGGGTAGGTGGCTAACTTTTGTTCGTAGAGTTGCTGGATGATATTCAGTGTCATCTCTGCCGAGAAACCAAACTTACGGTTGCAGTCCACCTGTAGTGAGGTGAGGTCATAGAGCGATGGTGGAGCCTCTTTACCGTTTTTCTTTTCAACCTTGGTTACTTCAAAGGGCTTTCCCTCGATGGTGGCAAAAGCCTGTTCACCTTCTTCCTTAGAGGTGAACTTGCCAGAGGTGGCTGTGAACGTGGTGTCGCGATAGACGGTGGCCAGCACCCAGTAGGGTTCGGGCTTGAAGTTGTCAATCTCCTTCTGACGGTTCACAATCAGTGCCAGTGTAGGGGTCTGAACACGACCAATGCTTAGCACCTGGCGGTTCTGACCATACTTAATGGTGTAGAGTCGCGTACAGTTGATGCCCAACAGCCAGTCGCCCACGGCACGACTTAGCCCAGCAAGATAGAGCGACTGATATTCGTTCTGATCCTTTAGATTGGCAAAACCCTCGCGTATGGCCTCGTCGGTCATCGATGAAATCCACAGACGTTGCACCGGACACTTGACCTGTGCCTTCTGCATGACCCAGCGCTGAATGAGCTCACCTTCCTGACCGGCGTCACCACAGTTGATGATGCTGTCAGCCTGTGACATCAGTCGTTCGATGGTAGCAAACTGTTTCTTGATGCCTTCGTCCTCCTTCAGACGGATACCAAATTTAGGTGGAATCATGGGGAGTGACGACAGACTCCACGACTTCCACATGGGGGTATAGTCTTCTGGCATCTTCAGTTCGCACAGGTGACCAAAGGTCCACGTCACCTGATAGCCGTTACCCTCCATGTAGCCATCGTGCGAAGCTGTTGCACCAATGATACGTGCTATATCTTTTGCCACGCTGGGCTTCTCTGCAATGCAAACAATCATGTTTGGTTCTTCTTTGTTTTATTTGGCAAAGGTAAGCATTTTTTTAGTAATAGGCAAAAAGAAAGAGGGAAAAACCAATGGTCTTTCCCTCTTTTATAATGGGCTTTATGGATTACTGAGCCAGTTTGCCGTCAGAACCGAGCACATTCACAATCTTGTGGATGTACATCTTCTTCATGTTCTCGCGAGCGGGCTTCAAGTACTGGCGTGGATCGAAGTGATCGGGATGCTCAGCGAAGTGCTTGCGAATGGCAGCAGTCATAGCCAGACGTGAGTCAGAGTCGATGTTGATCTTGCAAACAGCGCTCTTAGCAGCCTGACGGAGCTGCTCCTCGGGGATACCTACTGCGTCGGGCAGGTTACCACCGTACTTGTTGATGGTGTCAACCTCGTCCTGAGGAACTGAAGAAGAACCGTGGAGCACGATGGGGAATCCAGGAAGCTTCTTCTCGATCTCAGCGAGAACGTCGAATGCCAATGGGGGAGGAACGAGCTTACCAGTCTTGGGATCGCGTGTGCACTGCTCGGGCTTGAACTTGTAAGCACCGTGAGAAGTACCGATAGAGATAGCCAGTGAGTCGCAACCTGTGCGAGTAGCGAAGTCGATAACTTCCTCAGGCTTGGTGTAGTGAGACTCCTCAGCAGCAACCTCGTCCTCAACACCAGCCAAAACGCCGAGCTCAGCCTCAACAGTTACATCGTACTGGTGAGCGTAGTCAACAACCTTCTTGGTCAGGGCGATGTTCTCCTCGTAAGGCAGTGAAGAACCGTCGATCATAACGCTTGAGAAGCCCATGTCGATACAATCCTTACAGAGCTCGAAGGTGTCACCGTGGTCAAGGTGAAGAACGATCTCAGGATGCTCACATCCCAGCTCCTTTGCATACTGTACAGCACCCTCGGCCATGTAACGCAAGATAGTAGCGTTGGCGTAGTTACGAGCGCCCTTAGAAACCTGCATGATAACAGGTGACTTTGTTTCAACAGCAGCCTGAACGATAGCCTGCATCTGCTCCATGGTGTTGAAGTTGAATGCGGGGATAGCGTAACCACCGGCTACAGCCTTCTTGAACATCTCGCGAGTATTTACGAGACCCAAATCCTTGTAATTTACCATAATCGTTATTTACTTAAATTTATTGATTGAAGTTTAATTTTTTTTCTGACCGCAAAGGTAATACATTATTTTTAAATAAAAGAAGTTTTTCGCTATTTCTACCTCCTTTTCGAAAGAATAACAACTCCTTTTAACCTACTTTTGCGGCGATTTGGCGAAAATGCAACATGTAGTTGACAAAATCATTTGGCTTACTCCGTGATACTGTCGAGAAAGGCTTGATGCACTCTGGTGTCGTTGTCTAATTCAGGATGGAAGGCGGTGACTAACTGTTTTCCTTGACGAGCAGCCACGATGCGTCCATCGACCTTTGCCAAGACCTGGCACAGGGGTGACAATACTTCCTTGATATAGGGCGCACGGATAAAGGTCATGGGGATGTTGTCGCCTATGTCCGACATTGCGGCGGTGGTGTGGAAACTGCCCAGTTGGCGGCCATAGGCATTGCGCTGCACACTGATGTCCATGGTGCCTAAATGCATAGGAGACAGTATAATAAGTCCGGCACAGGTGCCAAAGACGGGAAGTCCGTCGATAATGGCATGGCGGATGGGGTCAAAGAGTCCCAGATCGCGGAGCAGCTTGCTTTGCGTGGTCGATTCGCCACCAGGAATGATGAGGCCGTCTTTGGGCTTTTGCCAGTCGGCCAACTGACGCACTTGGAAGGTCTCAACACCGAGGCGGTGGAGCATTTGCTCGTGTTCGGCAAATGCTCCTTGTATGGCTAATACGGCTATTCTCATGGCGCTTATTTCCCTCGTTCAGCCATCAACAACTCAATCTCCTGTTCGTTGATGCCTACCATAGCTTCGCCGAGGTCTTCAGAGAGTTCGGCTAGCATCTTGGCGTCTTGATAGTTCGTGACAGCTTTGACGATAGCTGCAGCACGTTTGCGGGGATTTCCACTTTTGAAAATGCCACTGCCAACGAAAACACCCTCAGCTCCTAACTGCATCATTAATGCAGCATCAGCCGGTGTTGCTACACCACCAGCGGCGAAGTTGACCACCGGCAACTTGCCATTTTCGTGTACGAACTTCACCAGTTCGTAGGGAGCCTGCAGCTGCTTGGCTGCCTCAAAGAGCTCGTCCTCGCTCATGCTCACCAGACGGCGAATCTCGCTCTGCATCATGCGCATGTGACTGACGGCCTGCACGACGTCTCCAGTCCCTGGCTCGCCTTTGGTGCGAATCATCGTTGCACCTTCGGCGATACGACGCAGTGCCTCACCCAAGTTCTTGGCACCGCAGACGAAGGGCACGTCGAACTTGGTCTTGTCGATGTGAAAGATGTTGTCGGCAGGACTCAGCACCTCGCTCTCGTCGATGTAGTCGATCTCGATGGCCTGCAGAATCTGCGCCTCGGCAATGTGTCCAATGCGGCACTTGGCCATCACGGGGATGCTTACGGCCTCCTGTATGCCGCGAATCATTTTGGGATCGCTCATTCTTGACACACCGCCTGCTGCACGGATATCGGCAGGAATGCGCTCCAGTGCCATCACGGCGCAAGCACCTGCTTCCTCGGCAATCCTGGCTTGTTCGGGCGTTGTTACGTCCATAATTACTCCGCCCTTCAACATCTGGGCTAACTCACGATTAAGTTTTTGTCTTTCGTTTATCATTTTCTTATTTCGTTATAGTTGATAATCTGTTGGGGAAACAATCTTTTATCTAGTTTTGTTTGCGGTGCAAAGAAACGAAGAAAAAGGGAGAATACACCTGATAATTCCGTTTATGATAAAAGAAAACACAATTTGGTAAAATAGTGACTCTAAAAAAAGAAGAAGGGGTACGCATCACTGCACACCCCCTTCAGTAAATGGTATCGATTATTTTGTTTACAAGGGATAATCTTCGAAAGCATAGAGAACGGTAGAGAGATAGCGCTCGCCGGTGTCGGGCAGCAGCACAACAATCTTCTTGCCCTTGTTCTCCGGGCGCTTAGCCACCTGGATAGCTGCATAGAGTGCAGCACCTGCAGAGATACCTACCAGCAGACCTTCCTGCTGGGCAATCTCACGACCAGTGCGGATGGCATCGTCGTTCTCTACATCAAACACCTCGTCTATCACATCAGAGTTGTAGGTCTTGGGAATAAAGCCAGCACCGATACCCTGAATCTTGTGAGGTCCGCTCTGACCACCATTCAGCACAGGGCTCGACTTCGGTTCTACAGCAATAATCTTCACATTGGGATTTTGCTCTTTCAGATATTTGCCAGTACCGCTAATGGTTCCACCAGTACCCACACCACCGATGAAAATGTCAACAAGACCATCGGTGTCGCGCCAGATCTCAGGACCAGTAGTGGCATAGTGCTTG
Proteins encoded in this region:
- a CDS encoding DUF5056 domain-containing protein, which codes for MMEDNERLLQNFFCEAARTPVADDGFTNRVMQRLPQRVNRFTQLWNVFCITVFVVLFVMFRGWESLMAQFEVMARTLAATSFSFNLSVLLSVVVGLLLVAIIELMYSDNVKIRDLLR
- the cysK gene encoding cysteine synthase A, whose product is MSKIAKQLTELVGNTPLLELNKYSKAQGLETPIIAKVEFFNPGGSVKDRIALAMIEDAEQKGILKPGATIIEPTSGNTGVGLALVSAVKGYHLILTMPETMSVERRNLVKAYGAEVRLTSGKDGMPGAIRAAEELRDSIPGSVILQQFENGANPAKHYATTGPEIWRDTDGLVDIFIGGVGTGGTISGTGKYLKEQNPNVKIIAVEPKSSPVLNGGQSGPHKIQGIGAGFIPKTYNSDVIDEVFDVENDDAIRTGREIAQQEGLLVGISAGAALYAAIQVAKRPENKGKKIVVLLPDTGERYLSTVLYAFEDYPL
- the pdxS gene encoding pyridoxal 5'-phosphate synthase lyase subunit PdxS; the protein is MINERQKLNRELAQMLKGGVIMDVTTPEQARIAEEAGACAVMALERIPADIRAAGGVSRMSDPKMIRGIQEAVSIPVMAKCRIGHIAEAQILQAIEIDYIDESEVLSPADNIFHIDKTKFDVPFVCGAKNLGEALRRIAEGATMIRTKGEPGTGDVVQAVSHMRMMQSEIRRLVSMSEDELFEAAKQLQAPYELVKFVHENGKLPVVNFAAGGVATPADAALMMQLGAEGVFVGSGIFKSGNPRKRAAAIVKAVTNYQDAKMLAELSEDLGEAMVGINEQEIELLMAERGK
- a CDS encoding OmpA family protein produces the protein MRKIFFILHIVMACILLSGCGADTAMKKGDKYYALGEYYDAATQYKKAYSQTPAKERQLRGLRALKMADCYRRINYTQRAIAAYKNALRFKQQDSLTLFYLGKLQLKNASYKEAENTFLQMMENGDQSQLAKNGLLSARMAPKWKAEAMYSGYTVKRENVFNSHRADYSPMLAGDDFDQLYFTSTRNQAKGDELSGITGMKNADIFVSQKDEKGKWQKPEVIESELNSDFDEGACAFAPDFKTMYLTVCKTDPNYPRYAQIATATRSDASWGKANELEITKDTLSAFAHPAISPDGEWLYFASDMPGGLGGYDIWRIQITSHGLVGLENLGEPINTAGNELFPTFRPNGDLYFSSDGHPGMGGLDIFIAKPSPSPTEEGSQEKTEESLYTLEHPGAPLNSQGDDFGMTFEGLHNRGFFSSNRGNANGWDHIYSFEKSEVIQTVKGWVYEKDGYELPQALVYMVGNDGTNKKLNVKGDGSFTEEIHPGVDYVFLGTCKGFLNHKEELRVEPVKESEEYVLQFPLASLSAPVLIRNIFYDFDKATLRPESTQALDSLIDLLNENPNITIELSSHTDFRGADAYNQRLSQRRAESVVRYLIDHGIAEDRLSPVGYGEGKPKVVKRKLTETYPWLKEGDVLTEEFINALKDEEKQEICHQLNRRTEFIVLRTTYGLSATNP
- the pdxT gene encoding pyridoxal 5'-phosphate synthase glutaminase subunit PdxT — its product is MRIAVLAIQGAFAEHEQMLHRLGVETFQVRQLADWQKPKDGLIIPGGESTTQSKLLRDLGLFDPIRHAIIDGLPVFGTCAGLIILSPMHLGTMDISVQRNAYGRQLGSFHTTAAMSDIGDNIPMTFIRAPYIKEVLSPLCQVLAKVDGRIVAARQGKQLVTAFHPELDNDTRVHQAFLDSITE
- a CDS encoding DUF6249 domain-containing protein; translation: MKKYLLGLTILLALTVCMPASGQKHRHTPQAELVDSTSQDAVEVFSDTTSTDTASAHRTVTRTIRTPWKTVTTTYDADDEEMEELEKNLTMFNRAFTLIPWGAVTSVFLIIMLVILMPIMLMAIVIIVVVRHSRKRSRQRMMDMAQMASQQEAGAAPKQAYADWTQEPQTIEDDYQKGLRQCFVGVGLMIFLGLTAGNVGFGIGALVFCIGLGKVFGAKKAKQLRDEHDINRSGEDHLQNKD
- a CDS encoding PspC domain-containing protein, translated to MAKKLYRSDDRILGGVCSGLAEYLDFDPVLVRLGYAALTLFTAFCGIIFYIIAWIVIPEKNLRSL
- a CDS encoding RNA polymerase sigma factor, with protein sequence MATLSDLSLVAQVAVFGNKRAFDELVRRYQSPVRKFFLNQTLGDGQLSDDLAQDTFIKAYTNIASFKGLASFQTWIMRIAYNVYYDYTRRHRLTEDVDMVSQRSGSGGQTALQMDIYAALALLKPDERSCITLQLIEGYDIAGIAKITGMKEGTVKSHLSRGKDKLATYLRQNGYDGR
- a CDS encoding class II fructose-bisphosphate aldolase; this encodes MVNYKDLGLVNTREMFKKAVAGGYAIPAFNFNTMEQMQAIVQAAVETKSPVIMQVSKGARNYANATILRYMAEGAVQYAKELGCEHPEIVLHLDHGDTFELCKDCIDMGFSSVMIDGSSLPYEENIALTKKVVDYAHQYDVTVEAELGVLAGVEDEVAAEESHYTKPEEVIDFATRTGCDSLAISIGTSHGAYKFKPEQCTRDPKTGKLVPPPLAFDVLAEIEKKLPGFPIVLHGSSSVPQDEVDTINKYGGNLPDAVGIPEEQLRQAAKSAVCKINIDSDSRLAMTAAIRKHFAEHPDHFDPRQYLKPARENMKKMYIHKIVNVLGSDGKLAQ
- a CDS encoding head GIN domain-containing protein, whose amino-acid sequence is MKKMMLMLLTVGMFAACSSCHFDYKQESRITESRKHVKDFEKIEMLGSMDVTYMQGDSFEVKVEAPKDVVDKVETEVKNHKLLIRMKGTNHLFHFGNASSDDVKVTVMSPDLIGVKLNGSGDFECVGLLDTDVLDINLVGSGDVEFKNVICDQINVKLVGSGDVDVEKVRTLMSTMELVGSGDIKMKFDDAKMVDARLVGSGDITLYGNVETFTSSAHGSGELNIDKLKVMNNKK
- a CDS encoding DNA topoisomerase 3; its protein translation is MIVCIAEKPSVAKDIARIIGATASHDGYMEGNGYQVTWTFGHLCELKMPEDYTPMWKSWSLSSLPMIPPKFGIRLKEDEGIKKQFATIERLMSQADSIINCGDAGQEGELIQRWVMQKAQVKCPVQRLWISSMTDEAIREGFANLKDQNEYQSLYLAGLSRAVGDWLLGINCTRLYTIKYGQNRQVLSIGRVQTPTLALIVNRQKEIDNFKPEPYWVLATVYRDTTFTATSGKFTSKEEGEQAFATIEGKPFEVTKVEKKNGKEAPPSLYDLTSLQVDCNRKFGFSAEMTLNIIQQLYEQKLATYPRVDTTFLPDDVYPKCPQTMNGLFQVKFAGQSPYAELVKALGGKPLIKSKKVFDSSKVTDHHAIIPTGIVPQNLTDMQRKVYDLIARRFIAVFYPDCQFAQTTVLGKVDGIEFKVTGRTILDAGWRTVYAKEVQSDDDEKKPDEEERTLPSFTKGENGPHTPTLTEKMTTPPKFYTEATLLRAMETAGKLVDDEELRRAMKENGIGRPSTRAAIIETLFKRHYIKKERKNLVATPTGIELIDLIREELLKSAELTGIWEKKLRDIEAQKYNPQVFIDELKTQVNDIVRQVIADQSNRRVTIEAAPVSKPKDAPKEKTPKKRQKKTKSAAEQPKADTNAQALEGSPCPLCGQGTIIKGKAAYGCSRWKEGCTFRLPFDQPLKQ